The Euphorbia lathyris chromosome 2, ddEupLath1.1, whole genome shotgun sequence genome includes a window with the following:
- the LOC136217974 gene encoding inositol hexakisphosphate and diphosphoinositol-pentakisphosphate kinase VIP2-like isoform X2 has protein sequence MLLLVILNHLWELASLDVVIIVISAAAFAKGLFDLEGKLTPIMVSLVSKDSSMLDGLDNASADIKVAKLVWVGQA, from the exons ATGCTGTTGTTGGTCATATTGAACCATTTGTGGGAATTAGCATCACTGGATGTTGTCATTATAGTG ATCTCTGCAGCTGCATTTGCTAAAGGCCTATTTGATCTAGAAGGAAAACTAACACCAATCATG GTTTCTCTTGTTAGCAAGGATTCCTCCATGTTGGATGGGCTTGACAATGCAAGCGCTGATATAAAAGTAGCCAAG CTGGTATGGGTAGGACAAGCGTAA
- the LOC136217974 gene encoding inositol hexakisphosphate and diphosphoinositol-pentakisphosphate kinase VIP2-like isoform X1 — MLLLVILNHLWELASLDVVIIVISAAAFAKGLFDLEGKLTPIMVSLVSKDSSMLDGLDNASADIKVAKFFPTAGEAIDSFNQKRCVDGKALVLPSQIVS; from the exons ATGCTGTTGTTGGTCATATTGAACCATTTGTGGGAATTAGCATCACTGGATGTTGTCATTATAGTG ATCTCTGCAGCTGCATTTGCTAAAGGCCTATTTGATCTAGAAGGAAAACTAACACCAATCATG GTTTCTCTTGTTAGCAAGGATTCCTCCATGTTGGATGGGCTTGACAATGCAAGCGCTGATATAAAAGTAGCCAAG TTCTTCCCAACTGCTGGAGAGGCTATTGATTCCTTCAACCAGAAAAGATGCGTGGATGGGAAGGCTCTAGTTCTCCCAAGTCAGATTGTTAGTTAA